In Phocoena phocoena chromosome 3, mPhoPho1.1, whole genome shotgun sequence, the DNA window ACCCAGACCCACCCGCGGGGCCCCCTGGCGCTGGGTGTCCCCACCAGAGCAAACCCACACACGGGACCCAACCCCTCCAGGTCTCCCAGCGAAAATAAACTCTGCTTCTCACTTTCAGAGGCGTCTTTCTGTCGCTAATTCAGAAGCACTTTCCTTCAACCAAGAGGAAGCGAGAGAGAGGACCGGGCAGTAAGCGAAAAAGTAAGCGCCTGCCGCCCGCCTGGACCTCAGGCGCCTTGTGgcctcctcccttgctcctgcCGCCTCCCTCCGGCCTCCCTCCTTTCTGAGCCTTGATCTGGGTCAGGCTGTCACTCCCGCTGCCCCCTCTGCTGCTGGCTGCACAGCCACGTGGCCTGACCCCTGATGCCCTCCCCAACCCTCCAGGGCAGCTTGCTCAGTCAGCTAAAAACCCCAGCGCTGCAGGATGGGGGTGTGGCTAGCGCATCCCCACGGCCTCTAGCCTCACCTCCAGAAGGTGGGGCCTCGCGCTCTCCAGGTGAAAGTGAACCGGAGGCCAGAACCACACTGGTCCAGGGACTAGGATGGAGCCCTTAAAAGCACCCCGGGATTGGGGAGTGGCCTCATAGCACCTTCTGGCATGCACTGCCCGCTGTTCTAGGCACAGGCTGAGCATCTACGCCAAGGGGGGGAAGtagggctcagagaggccaagcaaCTTACCTGAGGGTACACAGCCAGCCTTGGGGGCCCAGTCTTGCTCCTCCCACTTGCTGGGACCGGCCTCCTGGGTGTCCTGGATGGTAGCTTAGTTACGTAGGCCCCTGGACCATCACCCCATCAGGGCCTGGGCTCATCTTCTGGCCGACCCACCCAGGGCCGCCCTGTGAGGGTGGGCGTGTGGCCTCCCCAGGCACCACCCGAGGACACACTGCCGTGTCAGGAAGTCTGGCAGGGATGTTAGAGGTGCCCCTTTACGCTGTGCCCTGGCCACCAGCAGAGCCCAGACCTGCCAAAGGTGTATGGAGCAGGGGGCTCTGGCCCTGAGCCCTGACCATCCTGGTACCCGGGCCTGTCCCCAGACCGTGCCGCCAGGACAAAGGCGCAGGGCCAGGTGGCAGTGACCCCTGGCTGCTCTCCTGCAGGGCGGCCGCGGGGCCGTGGGGCCAAGGTGCCCAGGCTGGCGTGTGACGCAGCGGGCGTGATCCGCGTCAGTGACGACAGCAGCACGGAGTCGGACGGCGGCCTGGACAGCGACTTCCACTCCTCCCCCGAGTCCCTGATGGACGATGACGTGGTCATCGTGGACGCCATCGGGCTCCCAGCCGATGACCGCGGTGAGGGCCGCGGCCACCCCCATGCCCTCCCCCCAGGTCCTCCCCCCACGTTCCTGCTTCTCAGGCTCCGAGTGCGGGGGTCGGGGCGCGCGGCTGGCAAGGGCTGGTGGGGCTTAGGGAGAAGGTTCTGGGCCCCTGGCTCAGCCCCGCTCCCCAGAGGCCCCCGTCATCCTCAAGGGCCAGGGCTGGGAACAGGGCCGTGGGCAGGCAGCCTGGACAGTCCCCCTTGACCGTCTGACCCCACAGGCCCCCTGTGTCCCCCACCGCGGGACCTGCACGGCCCCGGTGTCCTGGAGCGGGTGGAGCGGCTGAAGCAGGACCTGCTGGCCAAGGTGCAGGTGCTAGGCCGGGAGCTGCCCGTCAACACCCTGGACGAGCTCATTGACCAGCTCGGGGGTCCGGAGTGCGTGGCGGAGGTGAGCTCTGGTGCTCCCTGGTGGCCAGCTTGGCGGTGGCGGTGGAACCGGGGTGGAGGGGGGGGGCGGTGCTGCAGCTGCTGGGTCCAGCGTCCCGTGTCCTGCACTACCCCTTCAGCCACTGCCGCCCAGCTCCATGCCCACCTCCCCCCACGCCCACCTCCCCCGCACGCCCCCCTGGGCCAGGGCTCCCAGGCCTGATCCCCGACCCCATCCCCCACCCTGTCCCCGCTCCCGTCCTTCTTTCCCCCTGTGCTCCTGTGGCTCTTTCCTGGGACGTCCCTCTGGTGCCACCTCAGTTTCATCTTGGCTCAGGTGGCTGGGTTGCCATAAAAAATCTTAGGAAGATGGCAGTTAACATTCCTGCTGATGGCCCCGTGGGCACCCGAGCCTGGCAAGAGGCCGGGTCCTGGCagccccctgccacacacacccaAGAGCGCCAGGGTCCCAGGTGGGgggacagggaaactgaggcccacgggGACCAGCCCCTGGGCGACCACAGCGGCTGACAGCCTGTCCCCTCGCCCCCACCACGGCCACAGATGACTGGCAGGAAGGGCCGCGTGGTGTCCAGGTCCGACGGGACGGTGGCCTTCGAGTCCCGGGCGGAGCAGGGCCTCTCCATCGACCACGTGAACCTCAGGGAGAAGGAGCGCTTCATGAGCGGAGAGAAGGTGGGGTGCGGGGCTGTGCCTGGAGGGCACCCCTGTGCACCTGCGCATGGGCTGGGAGGCACAGGGGTCCCGAGCGGCTGGCTGGAGGACCACCagctgtgtgtgggtgtgtgtgctgtGCTCCTGTGCCTGTGTGGGACCCCCACAGCGCCCCCCGGCCAGCCCCGCCTTCAGCCTGAGTCCCACGCGCCCGGTGTCGGTGCCTGGCCCACCGCTTCTCTGGGCTGCCCCGTGGGAGCTGATGTCCACagggcaggcagaccctccaggGGTGACCCGGGATGGTCCAGATTCCATTCTAAGCCTTCGGAGACACCTTCACGGACACACACGTCTGAACTTCCTGTGTGGGTCCCCCCAGGTGCAGCCGGTTGAGCCAGGGCACGCGGGGTGCGGGGCGAGGAGGAGCGGGCTGCCCGCCCTGCCGCCCCACAGACCTGTCCCCGTCCACGTCCCTCTAGCTTGTGGCCATCATCTCGGAGGCCTCCAGCTCCGGCATCTCCCTCCAAGCCGACCGCCGGGTACCGAACCAGCGGCGCCGGGTGCACATGACGCTGGAGCTGCCCTGGAGCGCCGACCGGGCCATCCAGCAGTTTGGtgagccccgccccgccccaggccgcccccacccccgggcctGCCTGGTCCCTAAAAGCCCTCTCTGCCTCCAGGCCGGACCCACCGCTCCAACCAGGTCTCCGCGCCCGAGTACATCTTCCTCATCTCAGAGCTGGCCGGGGAGCGCAGGTTTGCCTCCATCGTGGCCAAGAGGCTGGAGAGCCTGGTGAGCCTGTGGGCGGAGGCGGGGGCTGGGTGTGGGACTGGGTGGGGAGGCTCCCTGGGGAGGGCGGAGGGCGCAGGGAGGAGCACCACGTGGGCAACGTGTGACCACTTCCCCCATCCCGGGCAGGGGGCTCTGACCCACGGGGACCGCCGAGCCACCGAGTCCCGTGACCTGAGCAAGTACAACTTTGAGAACAAGGTACccgaggtgggagagcccagGAGAGGAGGGTCCTCGGGGTGCCAGGACCCCGAGACCTGGGGTGCCCCAGCCTCTGACCCGGCCCGCggccctcacccctccccacagtACGGCGCCCGGGCGCTCAGCTGCGTCCTCACCACCATCCTAAGCCAGACAGAGAGCAAGGTGCCGCTGCCCCAGGGCTACCCTGGAGGGGACGCCGCCTTCTTCCGTGGTGAGTTGGTGGACTCTCCCCACACCGCAGGGGGACACGGGTCATGAGGGGAAGGCCCCATGGGCTGGGGCGGGCAGGTGTGCGAGGCTCTCCCTCCCCACAGACATGAAGCAGGGGCTGCTGTCTGTCGGCATCGGCGGGCGCGAGTCCCGGTCCGGCTGCCTGGACGTGGAGAAGGGTGAGTCCCACGCCCCCGGCCCCGCACCTCCCGGGTGGGTGGACAGGGAGGGCCGGCTGGACGAAGCCTGAGGCACCCTGTCACCAGCAGACTGCTCCATCAGCAAGTTCCTCAACCGCATCCTGGGGCTGGAGGTGCACAAGCAGAACACGCTCTTCCAGTACTTCTCCGACACCTTCGACCACCTCATCGCCGCCGACAAGAAGGAGGGCAAATACGACATGGGCATCCTGGGTGAGCCCCGCTGGGGATGCCCTTCCCCCCGGGCCCGGGCCCCCAGACCAGCCGCTGACCCCGCTTGCCCTCCCCAGACCTGGCCCCTGGCATTGACGAGATCTACGAGGAGAGCCAGCAGGTGTTCCTGGCCCCCGGGCACCCGCAGGATGGGCAGGTGGTCTTCTACAAGGTGAGCGGCTGcacccgcccgccccgccccctcccctcacccccaccccccctgaTGCCTGCGTGTCCGCAGATCAGCGTGGACCGCGGCCTGAAGTGGGAGGAGGCCTATGCCCGGTCGCTGGAGCTGATGGGCACCCACGACGGCTTCTACCTCTCCTACAAGGTGGGCCCCCCAGCAAGCCCCCGGCGCACCCCCACGGGCAGGACCCTGGCTGGTGGGCCGGGAGGGGAGGGCGGCGGGCTGCGCGGGCCCGCACACCGTGGGGACCCCTGCCCAGCACGTGCGGCGCAGCCCCAGCCTCACGCACACCCCCACCCAGGTCCGCGGCAACAAGCCCAGCTGCCTGCTGGCCCAGCAGAACCGCGGCAAGCTCTTCACCGTGTACAAGCCCAACATCGGGAGGCAGAGCCAGCTGGAGACCTTAGACAGCCTGTGCCGGAGGTTTCACCGGGTAGGCCCCGACGGCCCCGCAGTGCGCCCCCACTGTGCCCCGCGGTGCGCCCGTCTTCTGCAGCCCCCAGGCTGGCCCTCCACCTCCATGCTCCGCTGCCCTGGCCGCCAGGTGCAGGATGAGCGGGCCTGGGGCCTTCGGACCTCCTGTTCCCCACCTGCGCGCTGGGGGGCATGGACAGGCCGCGGTCCAGGGGCTCAACCGGCTGTGTCCACAGGTGACAGCGGAGGAGGCCAGAGAGCACTGGGAGAGCAGCTACACCTTCTCGCTGACTCACTGCAGCCACACCACATGGTGAGGGCCCAGGGCAgcctggggggagtggggggggtgttggggggggctcggggggagtgggggggtgtTGTGGGGGGCTCGCCCACGCCCATGCCACAGCTGGTCTGAGCCGTGGTCCCCGCGCAGGAACCGGCACTGCCGGCTGGTGCAGGAGGGCAAGGACTGCGCGCAGGGCCTGAGGCTGCGACACCACTACATGCTGTGCGGGGCCCTGCTGCGCGTGTGGGGTCGCATCGCCGCCGTCATGGCCGACGTCACCAGCAGCAGCTACCTGCAGATCGTGCGCCTCAAGACCAAGGACAAGAAGAAGCAAGTTGGTGAGCGGTGGGCgcaggcggggtgggggaggggggtgtcccGCCGGGAGGGGggcgccgcgccccgccccgcccctcgggCCCTGaccgccggccccgcccccaccccgcaggCATCAAGATCCCCGAGGCCTGTGTGCGCCGCGTCCTGCAGGAGCTGCAGCTCATGGACGCCGATGTGAAGCGCAAGCAGGCGCGCGCCCGGGGTCTCCCCGCGCTGCCGCCTGCCCCACGCCCGCTCGCGCTGCCCTGCGGCCCCGGCGAGGTCCTGGACCTCACGTACAGTCCACCGGCTCAGGCCTTCCCGCCACCCTCGCCCTTCGCCTTCCcggccccggcccccggccccggcGGCCTGCTGCTGGGTGTCCCCGACGCCCCGGCTGACCCCGCGGCGCTCCTGCACCAGGGTTGCGACATCAACTTCAAGGAGGTGCTGGAGGATATGCTGCGCTCCCTCAATGCCGCGCCGCCCCCTGAGCCCCCCGGCCTGCTGGGCGCCGGCGGCGGGGCAGCAGGCGCGCCGGAGGGCAGCGGGGGCGCCGAGCGGCAGAGCGTCATCCAGTTCAGCCCCCCCTTCCCCAACTCCTAGGCCCCGGGGCATCCTTCCCGCACGAAACTTATTTATCTATAATAGGCGCCCTGTCTACACCGGGGAAGCAGGTGGTGAGCAGGGCCAAGAGCCCTGCGGACTACTGAGAGGAGCAGGCGGGGCCCGGAGCCCTTTGAGGCGGGGCCAGGGTCCCTTCGTCCGGCCTCCCGAGGCCTCCACTGCAGTGCCTTCCCACCGGTGCCTGGGCAGACGCTCGAGACGCTGCCGGCCCTGGGGGTGCCCTCCAAGCCCTGCCTGGTGGGCAGTGGCCATGCGCAGGCCCCACTCAGGACACTCAGGGGccaggcagggcctgggggtggggggcctcctctgtgcctctgtccTCTGCTGCCCCCTTCCAGGCCGGGGTTGgggctcccaccccacccaccttACCAGGCCCGGTCAGCCCTGAAATCCACAAAACTGGGTGGCCCCAAGAGCTGGAAACTCAGGAAACCCCAGGTGCTCAGGGCCCCACCGCCTCTGGGGGGCTCCGTGGGGCAGATCTTCTATTAATATATGCAaccccctccctgctctctgtGCCCTAAATTATTGCCCAGCCACCTCTCCCAGGGCCTGGAATCTCCTGCGGAGCTGGTGGGTGGCCCCCTGGTTTCTATGTGTATTTATAATGAATtcaagtgtatatatgtaaagagatcttttttaaatatatgtgccTTTTCACTACTTCCCAGGCTGTCTGCTGCTCTGGCCTGCAGGGACGGCGGGGAGGGGCCGTACGGTGGTCTGGGGAGGCTGCTGGCGCTCCCTCTGCTGCCTCACCCCACCCACAGCGCCTGGCCTTCTGGATGACCGGGGCCAGGCTCGGGGAGACACCCGCCCCAGGAGGCTGTTTGTCCGCTGCATGGTCCTGGCACCAGGATAGCAGGCCAGCTGCCTCTGCACTGGCCGTACCAGGCCCCAGGCGTCTTGGAGCAGACACTGCTGCCTCCTGCCCACCGAGACGTGAGCCGCCTGGGCTCGTTGTTCAGAACCCCGTGTTCAGGACTGCGGGCTCTGCCTTGGTTTCTTTCCAGGTCTTCCTCGGGGTGTTTGTTGGTTGAGGCAGGCGGGGCAGCCTGGGGACAGGAGAGCCCAAGAGCTGGACCCAGTCGGGAAGGCAGGACTGGACGCCAGGCCCTTCCTGGAAGCTGTGGGGAGCATGCCCGGCCTCTGGCCCGGAAGTGGGAGGGGGCTGCCCCCAGCCAGGAGGCGGACTGGTGGGTAGGAGTCGGGAGGCCCTGGTAGAAGCAGGCCCTGGTAGAGCGGCTCAGCCACTCTACAGCTGTGCCCCCCCCAACTCTCACCAGGATGGCTCTCCTGAGGTGCAGGCAGGCAGGCTGTGCCCACCAGTCCTCCTGGGGGGGGCTCCCTCTGCCAGGTGAAGCCCGTGGGCAGGCCTGGTGCAGACTCCGCGTCCTCACCGCGAGGCGGGCTTGGTGCCCAGCTGGGCCCGACGCCCAGCTCAGGTGCAATGGGCCTCCAGTAGGCAGGCCCACAAGGCCCAGGTCGCCTGACCCTCCCACCTGGGTACTCTGGAGGAGACCGAGGCCCCCCGCGGGCCTAGAGCAGTGGGCCAGTCAGGAGGCGGCATCTCCGCCAGGATCAGCTCTGCCCTGGCTGGGCTGAGGAGATTAGCAGCTGGGGCAGCAGGGCAGGTGCAGCCCTCTGAACCACGAGGGAACTCCACCTCCCAcatcccccgccccccagcctggGAAGCTGACTACACCTGCACCTGAGCCCAGAGGGGCCTGGGACAAGACACCCCCCACCCGCCAAGTAAGCAAAAGCAACAAGCAAGTCAATTTGTATTGTGTGTTTTATTCCCACAaggcagcagggggtggggttgCCGAGCCGTGAGCCGGGCCGAGGAACCTTCCTCCGGCAGGGGTGCACGCCGGGTTCTCGGGTCTGCCCCACCAGGGGCTGGTTTTCAGGCAGACCATCATGGACGCCGGGTGGAAGGCTCCGAGGGGCACAGGCGGCAGGCTCGGGTCGGGGGAGCACACTTGTGGAGCTAGAGGTAGCACGGCAGGTCCTTCTCTATCACCTGCGGGGGAAAGGGGGTCAGGGCCGCCTCTTCCCAGGGCCCTCCCGGGCAGGCTCCCCAACAGACACCTACCAGGGGCTCTTCCATGGGACCGTACCGCTTCACCACACAGCCGTTCTTGTCAATGAGGAACTGCGGGGGAGGCCGTGTCAGGACCCGAGACCACCATGGGGCTGGGGCGAGCCAGCAGTCCCCATGCGCCGCCCCATTTAGGTCAGGGCCAGGGACCCTCGAAGCAGCCCAGCTGTGGCTGGGTCTGTCCCCgtcccccaggcccccagcatgCCTTACCTTGGTGAAGTTCCATTTGATGGCACTAGAAAAGAAGCGTGAGATCGTGAGGAACCCCGTGGCAGCTGCAGACCCCCCATTGCCCCTGGGGAGCCATCctgacccccccccccgctccccgCCTCGGCCCCCAACTCACTTTCCCAGCATGCCCCTCCCCTTGGGCTGGACTTTCATCCACTTCCAcagtgggtgggcatcatccccATTCACACAGATCTTGCTGAACATGTCGAATTTGACGTTATGGCCAGCAGCGAACTCTTTGATCTCGGCGTTACTCCCTGGCTCCTGTGCAGACAGGGGTGCTGGGGTGAGTAGGGAGGAGCCTGTACCCCTTTGGCTCCCGCTTCCACAGAGAGTCTCTCTCCCCACGCCTGCACACAGGGACACAGGGACATCCAGGGCCAGCTATGACGCACCTGCTTCCCGAACTGGTTGCAAGGGAAGGCCAGGATCCGTAAACCACGCTCAGCGAATCGGGCGTGCAGGTCGACCAGCTGAGTGTAGTTTACCTCCGTCTTGCCTCATTGCGAGGCCACATTGGTGATGATGCACACGTAGCCCCTGGAGGCAGGACAAGGCGGTCAGGTCATGGCCGCGACCTTCCCCCTTGCTCCCTCCACCAAGTGGGCAGGTACCCACCGGTACTTGTCCAGGTTAACCATGTGCCCGTCGATGTCCTTAGCTGAGAATTCGTGCATGGAGCGAGCACTGCGCCAGTCATCGCGGGACGCGCACTGCAAGGCAAGGGCATAACGAGTGGCCGGCGGACCTCGGGGCCTGGAGCCCGCGGCCGCCCGGCCCGCCCGCCCAGCTCGCCCGCCCAGCTCGCCCGCCCAGCTCGCCGAGGGAGGAAAACCGGAGTCCTGGGGCAAGTAAAAGGGGAGGCTCCACCTCCTCAAAGGCGCACGCTCCCCTTCACAGCAGGGCACATTTGACCGTAGACACTGAGACCCAGGAAGTGTTCGGAACCCCGCCAGGCACCCCAGCGGGTGGGGACGCCGCCCGCGGGTGTGGGGGCCCCGCGCGCACCAGGTCTTGGAACTCGCTGCCGCTGCCTCTTTCCCCGGCCGCGGGCCCCCACCTGCCCAGGGCTCTTGGGAGTCGGCGGAAGCCGGGGGCGCGCCCTCCTGCGACAGCACTTTCGAGCCCTCCGCCTCCGGGGGTCTCGGCGCCGCCGCCTGGCCAGCAACCGGCGTCGCTGCCTGCGACGACCCGGGGAGCCGGCGGCTGCGCGTCCCATGCCCGCCAGTCTCCGGCCGCACCTGTGGCCACCGAGCGCCGCGCCCAGAGGACAAAGGGTCGGTAGCCAAGGGCGCTGGGCCGCTCCTCTGTGACGCCACCGCGAGGGGCCCCGGGGCGtgcagggcgggggaggggcagtgacGCCCCGTGGCGCGTGATCCCGGATTTCCACCCCGTCGGACACCCCCGCTCTCCGGGCCGCAGGCGGGGCTCCAGTGGCCAACGACGCCTCCCCCAGCTGTCCCGACGCTGCAGCTTCTGTGCGTCTGGGGCGCCCACCCGGGGGTCCCGACCGCCCAGCCCTGTCCCAGGCTCCCCCGGACgcggcccccgccccccaccgagACTCGGACCGTGACCCCGGCCCGCGCGCTACCCACGGCCCCGACGGCCGCGGACGGGGCGCCGAGCGCTGTCCGCGCGCCCGAGGCCGGCGCCCCACGTCCAAGGTCGCCGCGGCCCCGCGCGCCGTAAGGCAGGCCGCGCGCCCGCCCAACGGCCAGTGGCGCCGCGCTCACCATGGTGCTGGCCAGGCCGGGCACGGCCAGGGCCCCGCAAAGAAGCGTCGGCTTCAGCAGACGACACAGGCGGTTGAAACTCATCGCGGCGGCAGCGGGGGCTCCCCGGGAGGCAGCGCTCCTCCCCTCGCCGAGCCGACCAATGGACGCGCGCCGGCGCGCCTCGCTTCCCTGCCCTAGGCCACGCCTTCCAGCGCCCTCATTGGTTGGATGCGTCGGCTCTGCATACGCGTGCCTGCGCCAGCCAATacggggccggggtgggggggggggctggctGGGCGGGTCCGTGGCCCGACGGCGGTTTTCGTCGCTGTGACTGCGCATGCTCATCGGCGGGCGGGTGGCAACGTAGACGCCAGCGGTGCGGTGAAGGCTTGCGAACAGTTATCTGCAC includes these proteins:
- the SBNO2 gene encoding protein strawberry notch homolog 2, which gives rise to MLAVGPTMDGEFPPHEPPPAGSVLYSPPPLQTPLCGPSVQNAMLHYPWWNSFSPTPYPAFSSESHQFMNSSFIVGQPCVDTSYGPAAATPSFPPKSSDFPQDSSYLDDLSNASIFSSSVDSLSDIADTPDFLPADSLSQVPTIWDVSTGPSTHDKLFLPSGPFTGLEDPVSSLSSTPLLVSYQSQSHPEEDDEAEEDEAEELGHAETYADYVPSKSKLGKQHPDRVVETSTLSSVPPPDITYALALASSDSGALSALQLEAITYACQQHEVLLPGGQRAGFLIGDGAGVGKGRTVAGIILENYLRGRKKALWFSVSNDLKYDAERDLRDIAAPGIAVHALSKIKYGDNTTSEGVLFATYSALIGESQAGGQHRTRIRQILEWCGEAFDGVIVFDECHKAKNASSTKMGKAVLDLQNKLPLARVVYASATGASEPRNMIYMSRLGIWGEGTPFRTFEEFLHAIEKRGVGAMEIVAMDMKVSGMYIARQLSFSGVTFRIEEIPLAPAFEHIYNRAALLWAEALGVFQQAADWIGLESRKSLWGQFWSAHQRFFKYLCVAAKVRRLVELAREELARDKCVVIGLQSTGEARTREVLGEKEGQLDGFVSAAEGVFLSLIQKHFPSTKRKRERGPGSKRKRRPRGRGAKVPRLACDAAGVIRVSDDSSTESDGGLDSDFHSSPESLMDDDVVIVDAIGLPADDRGPLCPPPRDLHGPGVLERVERLKQDLLAKVQVLGRELPVNTLDELIDQLGGPECVAEMTGRKGRVVSRSDGTVAFESRAEQGLSIDHVNLREKERFMSGEKLVAIISEASSSGISLQADRRVPNQRRRVHMTLELPWSADRAIQQFGRTHRSNQVSAPEYIFLISELAGERRFASIVAKRLESLGALTHGDRRATESRDLSKYNFENKYGARALSCVLTTILSQTESKVPLPQGYPGGDAAFFRDMKQGLLSVGIGGRESRSGCLDVEKDCSISKFLNRILGLEVHKQNTLFQYFSDTFDHLIAADKKEGKYDMGILDLAPGIDEIYEESQQVFLAPGHPQDGQVVFYKISVDRGLKWEEAYARSLELMGTHDGFYLSYKVRGNKPSCLLAQQNRGKLFTVYKPNIGRQSQLETLDSLCRRFHRVTAEEAREHWESSYTFSLTHCSHTTWNRHCRLVQEGKDCAQGLRLRHHYMLCGALLRVWGRIAAVMADVTSSSYLQIVRLKTKDKKKQVGIKIPEACVRRVLQELQLMDADVKRKQARARGLPALPPAPRPLALPCGPGEVLDLTYSPPAQAFPPPSPFAFPAPAPGPGGLLLGVPDAPADPAALLHQGCDINFKEVLEDMLRSLNAAPPPEPPGLLGAGGGAAGAPEGSGGAERQSVIQFSPPFPNS
- the GPX4 gene encoding phospholipid hydroperoxide glutathione peroxidase GPX4, with amino-acid sequence MSFNRLCRLLKPTLLCGALAVPGLASTMCASRDDWRSARSMHEFSAKDIDGHMVNLDKYRGYVCIITNVASQUGKTEVNYTQLVDLHARFAERGLRILAFPCNQFGKQEPGSNAEIKEFAAGHNVKFDMFSKICVNGDDAHPLWKWMKVQPKGRGMLGNAIKWNFTKFLIDKNGCVVKRYGPMEEPLVIEKDLPCYL